In one Rutidosis leptorrhynchoides isolate AG116_Rl617_1_P2 chromosome 8, CSIRO_AGI_Rlap_v1, whole genome shotgun sequence genomic region, the following are encoded:
- the LOC139863870 gene encoding uncharacterized protein produces the protein MANNKLHPAITVTFDVADHIIPSTAATNSQTAPVDWAKLGAIVLSWIYGTLLNELLLNILSPGSTAQQTWDRIKGIFHDNQKSRAVHLATKFANTKLENFSSMTAYCQEMKHIADQLSDVKPKLEQDRLVLQLITGLSDSYDTVGSLLAHAKKLPSFYEARSMLLLEETRKANQSPVNTNNNTALIAYAPSPPPRAPAPVQFYNRSNSSRGCNNYRGNGRGRHSSFRGRGRNSFPTGYNTSPNFNQPSQWAYGPHVWQNPPWAIPPCPYPTTTWTRTNSNHNQSGILGPRPQHNYAHSVATTSTPTDIKETLHYDENW, from the exons ATGGCCAACAACAAACTACACCCTGCAATTACTGTCA CTTTTGATGTCGCTGACCACATCATCCCTTCTACTGCTGCAACCAATTCACAAACCGCTCCAGTCGATTGGGCTAAACTCGGTGCAATTGTGCTATCATGGATTTATGGCACACTTTTAAACGAACTTCTTCTCAATATCCTTTCTCCTGGCTCCACCGCTCAACAAACATGGGATCGCATCAAAGGGATCTTTCACGATAATCAAAAGTCGAGGGCAGTCCATCTTGCAACCAAGTTTGCAAATACTAAATTGGAAAACTTCTCCAGTATGACGGCTTACTGTCAGGAGATGAAACATATTGCCGACCAATTAAGTGATGTCAAACCCAAACTTGAACAAGATCGTCTTGTTCTTCAATTGATCACAGGTCTTAGTGACAGCTATGATACTGTTGGCTCTCTTCTTGCTCATGCCAAAAAGCTTCCCTCCTTTTATGAAGCTCGCTCAATGTTACTATTAGAGGAAACACGCAAAGCTAATCAATCGCCtgtcaacaccaacaacaacactgCCCTAATTGCATATGCACCTTCACCACCGCCAAGGGCTCCGGCTCCGGTTCAATTTTACAATCGATCTAACTCAAGCAGAGGCTGTAATAATTATCGGGGTAATGGACGGGGTCGTCATTCTTCTTTTCGTGGTAGGGGTCGCAACAGTTTCCCGACAGGTTACAATACCAGCCCTAATTTTAATCAACCTTCTCAGTGGGCCTATGGCCCACATGTATGGCAGAATCCACCTTGGGCTATCCCCCCTTGCCCATACCCGACCACAACCTGGACCAGGACCAATAGCAACCATAATCAGTCTGGAATTCTCGGTCCACGTCCACAACATAATTATGCGCATTCTGTTGCTACTACATCCACTCCCACTGATATCAAAGAGACGTTACATTATGATGAAAATTGGTAG